One Pleurocapsa minor HA4230-MV1 DNA segment encodes these proteins:
- a CDS encoding DUF1295 domain-containing protein: protein MKIKYAINLHKFLTSGVVLGLMAVYHNFTLTPWIYLALHGTYGIMWLIKDSLYPDRQWEKEVNFGTGLGIFVFLLSYWVAPFILISSGVQPSAPLIAIAIATNLFGVFLHYGSDAQKYFTLKYQKGLITEGFFSRSRNPNYLGEILIYLGFALLTQHWLPLAILGVFCALVFVPNMQKKDQSLARYPEFAAYKARSGLLFPKLWVSKSAAQATQAAEIN, encoded by the coding sequence ATGAAAATAAAATACGCAATCAATTTACACAAATTCTTAACATCTGGCGTTGTTTTAGGCTTGATGGCTGTTTATCACAATTTTACGCTCACACCTTGGATTTATCTCGCTCTACATGGAACTTATGGCATCATGTGGCTGATTAAAGATAGTCTTTATCCCGATCGCCAATGGGAAAAAGAAGTTAATTTCGGCACAGGGTTGGGTATTTTTGTTTTTCTCCTCTCATATTGGGTTGCGCCCTTTATTTTAATTAGTAGTGGAGTCCAACCGAGTGCGCCTTTGATCGCAATAGCGATCGCCACTAACTTATTTGGTGTGTTTCTCCATTATGGTAGCGATGCCCAAAAATACTTTACTCTTAAGTATCAAAAAGGCTTAATCACCGAAGGTTTCTTTAGTCGTAGTCGGAACCCAAACTACTTAGGCGAAATTTTAATCTATCTTGGTTTTGCGCTATTGACGCAACATTGGCTGCCGTTAGCTATTTTGGGCGTGTTCTGTGCTTTGGTCTTTGTTCCCAACATGCAGAAAAAAGATCAATCTCTAGCGCGTTATCCAGAGTTTGCAGCCTATAAAGCACGTTCAGGTTTACTCTTCCCTAAGTTATGGGTGAGCAAGTCAGCGGCACAAGCTACACAAGCAGCAGAAATTAATTAG
- a CDS encoding Uma2 family endonuclease, whose translation MTQAIEKKTYTTQEYFEFELGSAERHEYDNGELRLMTGGTPNHNRICRNLLIALELAFKEQPYETFVTDQRLWIPERNLYTYPDIMVLEKPIQLQESRTDTVMNPCLIAEVLSKSTKDYDRSEKFLAYRTIETFQEYLLVNQYQIQVEHCLKTAANQWLLSEYTDPQVILNLNSVGLKLKIADIYKNVEFSEA comes from the coding sequence ATGACACAAGCAATTGAGAAAAAGACCTATACAACTCAAGAATATTTTGAATTTGAGCTAGGTTCAGCAGAACGTCATGAGTACGACAATGGAGAACTTAGATTAATGACGGGAGGCACGCCAAACCACAATAGGATTTGCCGTAACTTGCTAATTGCTCTGGAACTAGCTTTTAAAGAGCAACCATATGAAACCTTTGTTACAGACCAACGTCTTTGGATTCCAGAACGCAATCTCTATACTTATCCTGATATTATGGTTCTGGAAAAACCGATTCAGCTACAGGAAAGCCGAACTGATACGGTAATGAATCCTTGTTTGATCGCCGAAGTCCTTTCCAAATCGACAAAAGACTACGATCGCAGTGAGAAGTTTCTGGCATATCGTACCATCGAAACTTTTCAGGAATATCTTCTAGTCAATCAGTATCAGATTCAGGTAGAACATTGCCTTAAAACTGCTGCTAATCAATGGTTGCTTTCGGAATACACCGATCCTCAAGTTATTCTCAATTTAAACTCAGTGGGTTTAAAACTAAAAATTGCTGATATATATAAAAATGTTGAATTTAGCGAAGCCTAA
- the psbU gene encoding photosystem II complex extrinsic protein PsbU, translating to MKRLVGIVAALLLIVGAWGFTPTANASAAGIYTIQPSALLARVNTSDAKRKEFIKGKLDLNNSDVREFRRLRGFYPDLASKIIQNAPYKDVEDVLDIPGLSPTQAERLQANIDEFFVTDVEASMNAGGDRYNPGLY from the coding sequence ATGAAGAGACTTGTAGGCATTGTAGCTGCCTTATTATTAATTGTCGGTGCTTGGGGATTTACTCCCACAGCCAATGCAAGTGCAGCAGGAATATATACTATTCAGCCTTCAGCACTTTTAGCTCGTGTCAATACATCCGATGCTAAGCGGAAAGAATTCATTAAGGGTAAATTAGACCTGAATAACAGTGATGTCCGTGAATTTCGCAGACTGCGTGGATTTTATCCCGATCTAGCCAGTAAAATCATTCAAAATGCTCCCTACAAAGATGTAGAAGATGTCTTAGATATTCCTGGCTTGAGTCCAACTCAAGCTGAACGCTTACAGGCTAACATAGATGAGTTTTTTGTGACTGATGTAGAAGCTTCCATGAATGCTGGTGGCGATCGCTATAATCCTGGACTATATTAG
- the nadB gene encoding L-aspartate oxidase: protein MIYPKFDVIVVGSGAAGLYGALCLPDNLSVALVTKDQLNTGASDWAQGGIAAAISGEDSPELHLNDTLKAGAGLCDRHAVQFLVDHAESSIKSLVEMGVAFDRHQSQLAMTLEAAHSRPRVLHAADTTGRAIVATLAQQVLQRKNIQVLSQAFALKLWLNSRQECQGISILKDYHVSWIQAGAVILATGGGGQVFSQTTNPEVSTGDGVAIAWRSGAIIRDLEFVQFHPTALTVPGAPRFLISEAVRGEGAHLIDHSGKRFAFDYHPDGELAPRDIVSRAIFSHLQKTGASHVFLDLQAIPPERIRYRFPNIIRVCQHWNVDIFTKPIPVTPAAHYWMGGIAVDTMNQTSIPGLYAVGETASTGVHGANRLASNSLLECVVYAAQLAKLQPPSLPTIDAPAIQAISADWETELNLVTSIRNKLPELMWQSAGICRTATTLASAIAQVRDWRSQMHNLSLNQYVTASPTQQFKLPDATAESQLKLYAETLNLLDIGYLILQSAAFRTESRGGHYRVDYPDTLDSWQKHTIIHQEQWRKS from the coding sequence TTGATTTACCCTAAGTTTGATGTCATAGTTGTGGGTTCAGGGGCTGCGGGGCTTTATGGTGCTTTATGTCTGCCCGATAATTTGTCAGTAGCTTTAGTCACCAAAGATCAGTTAAATACAGGAGCTAGTGATTGGGCCCAAGGTGGGATTGCTGCTGCTATCAGTGGGGAAGATTCTCCTGAGTTACATTTAAACGACACTCTTAAGGCGGGAGCGGGATTATGCGATCGCCATGCAGTTCAATTTTTAGTAGATCATGCGGAAAGTTCAATTAAATCTTTAGTAGAGATGGGAGTGGCATTCGATCGGCATCAAAGCCAGCTTGCTATGACCCTAGAAGCAGCCCATTCTCGCCCCAGGGTACTCCATGCTGCGGATACTACGGGGAGGGCGATCGTCGCGACTTTAGCCCAGCAGGTATTACAAAGAAAGAATATTCAGGTATTATCCCAAGCATTTGCCCTCAAACTTTGGCTGAATTCCCGCCAGGAGTGTCAGGGTATCAGTATTTTAAAAGACTATCATGTGAGTTGGATTCAAGCTGGGGCTGTTATTCTTGCCACGGGAGGAGGCGGACAGGTATTTTCCCAGACTACCAATCCCGAAGTAAGTACGGGGGATGGAGTAGCGATCGCCTGGCGCAGTGGAGCAATAATCAGAGATCTAGAATTTGTCCAGTTTCATCCCACCGCTTTAACTGTACCTGGCGCACCCAGATTTTTAATTAGTGAAGCGGTTAGAGGCGAAGGGGCGCACTTGATTGACCATAGTGGCAAGCGTTTTGCTTTTGACTATCATCCTGACGGAGAATTAGCCCCTAGAGATATAGTCAGCCGAGCTATCTTTAGCCATTTACAAAAGACAGGAGCAAGTCATGTTTTTCTCGATCTCCAAGCAATTCCTCCAGAGCGCATCCGCTATCGGTTTCCTAATATTATTCGCGTCTGTCAACATTGGAATGTAGATATCTTCACCAAGCCAATACCCGTAACGCCTGCTGCTCATTATTGGATGGGCGGAATTGCCGTTGATACCATGAACCAAACTTCGATTCCTGGACTATATGCAGTGGGCGAAACCGCTAGTACTGGAGTACACGGAGCAAATCGTCTGGCGAGTAATTCTTTGTTGGAATGTGTCGTTTATGCTGCTCAACTGGCAAAATTACAGCCTCCTTCCCTCCCAACCATTGATGCCCCAGCAATTCAAGCAATATCTGCTGACTGGGAAACAGAACTAAATTTAGTCACTTCCATTAGAAATAAATTACCCGAATTAATGTGGCAAAGTGCGGGAATCTGCCGTACGGCGACTACTCTGGCATCGGCGATCGCTCAGGTAAGGGATTGGCGATCGCAAATGCACAATTTAAGCTTGAATCAATATGTGACTGCATCGCCCACACAGCAGTTTAAACTACCTGATGCCACAGCAGAATCTCAGTTAAAACTATATGCAGAAACACTCAATTTACTTGATATCGGCTATCTAATTCTTCAAAGCGCAGCATTCCGCACCGAAAGCCGTGGTGGACATTATCGTGTAGATTATCCCGACACTTTAGATAGCTGGCAGAAGCATACAATAATCCACCAGGAACAGTGGCGTAAATCTTGA
- a CDS encoding Uma2 family endonuclease — MSIAINLKTFTDKISDRDFERLCADNPETKFETTKDGKLIVMPPTGSLTGQKNADLIYQVQAWNRQTKLGEVFDSSTGFKLSNGAVRSPDVSWIAIKRWNSLDAQQQQKFAPIDPDFVIELMSPTDDLDELQQKMTEYMSCGVKLGWLINRADKQVEIYKIGQKREILNNPQSLFGEELMPGLIVDLSRIL; from the coding sequence ATGTCTATTGCTATCAATCTTAAAACTTTTACAGATAAAATAAGCGATCGCGATTTTGAAAGACTATGTGCTGATAATCCCGAAACCAAGTTTGAAACCACAAAAGATGGAAAATTGATTGTTATGCCTCCCACAGGAAGTCTTACAGGACAAAAAAATGCCGATTTAATCTATCAAGTTCAAGCTTGGAATCGTCAAACTAAATTGGGAGAAGTGTTTGATTCTTCTACAGGTTTTAAACTATCTAATGGTGCTGTACGATCTCCTGATGTCAGTTGGATTGCTATTAAAAGATGGAATAGTCTAGATGCTCAACAACAACAGAAATTTGCTCCAATCGATCCTGATTTCGTGATTGAACTCATGTCACCTACTGATGATTTAGACGAACTACAACAAAAAATGACAGAATATATGAGTTGTGGCGTTAAATTAGGTTGGCTAATTAATCGTGCCGATAAGCAAGTTGAGATTTATAAAATAGGACAAAAAAGAGAAATTTTAAACAACCCTCAAAGCTTATTTGGAGAAGAATTGATGCCAGGGTTGATTGTTGATTTATCGAGAATATTATAA
- a CDS encoding NfeD family protein: MNYFLLTITVISITVGIFIGALIVWFIYFWRQREIVDSLMKPEDLIGLWAIVELPFDAQSKGKVRVEVKGSIVDLVALTDDQQEFLQGDRVLIIQMQGNRVWVTR, encoded by the coding sequence ATGAACTATTTTCTGTTAACTATCACCGTGATTTCGATCACCGTGGGTATTTTCATCGGGGCATTAATTGTCTGGTTTATTTATTTTTGGCGACAACGAGAGATTGTTGATAGCTTAATGAAGCCAGAAGATTTAATCGGCTTATGGGCCATTGTCGAACTGCCTTTTGATGCCCAGAGCAAGGGGAAAGTGCGAGTTGAGGTTAAAGGTTCAATAGTAGATTTAGTGGCACTTACCGATGACCAGCAAGAATTTTTACAGGGCGATCGCGTTTTAATTATTCAGATGCAGGGCAATAGAGTTTGGGTCACGCGCTAA
- a CDS encoding nicotinate-nucleotide adenylyltransferase, with the protein MKKIALFGTSADPPTIGHQTILHWLSQHYDRVVVWASDNPFKQQQTALQYRNEMLQLVVDDLGLNNISLHPELSDRYTLITVNKARQKWGQKIELSLVIGSDILPQIHSWYCIKELLEQVKLLIVPRAGYGIETTDLASLNRLGGEYAIASLKVAEASSSNYRVQKDQSLVTPAVKDYIEQRNLYQI; encoded by the coding sequence ATGAAAAAAATTGCTTTGTTTGGCACTAGTGCCGATCCCCCAACCATAGGACATCAGACTATTTTACACTGGCTATCACAGCATTACGATCGCGTAGTAGTTTGGGCATCAGATAATCCGTTTAAACAGCAGCAAACTGCCTTGCAATACCGTAATGAGATGTTGCAGCTAGTAGTTGACGATCTTGGTCTGAATAATATTAGTCTCCATCCAGAATTAAGCGATCGCTATACTTTAATTACCGTCAACAAAGCGAGGCAAAAATGGGGACAGAAGATTGAGTTGAGCTTGGTAATTGGTTCGGATATTCTCCCGCAAATCCATAGTTGGTATTGTATTAAAGAATTACTAGAGCAAGTAAAACTGTTAATTGTACCCCGTGCGGGATATGGCATTGAAACAACAGATTTAGCCAGCTTGAATCGTCTGGGTGGAGAATATGCGATCGCCAGTTTAAAAGTAGCCGAAGCATCTTCTAGTAATTATCGTGTGCAAAAAGACCAAAGTTTAGTTACCCCTGCGGTTAAAGATTATATTGAGCAGCGGAATTTATATCAAATCTAA
- a CDS encoding tRNA (guanine-N1)-methyltransferase encodes MKNLPHWHQEEKAKFQVNQAFYNPRNKFVRDLGVLAAAVYKQDHGSLKVLDTLAGCGVRSLRYYLESNADYLWVNDGNYQLNSTIQQNLSLAIAPEHFQITHQDAHRVFFRCYQERDYYDLVDVDCFGSAVPYLNTMLWATKIGGLMYLTCTDGRTLTGHPPEKTVQAYNAIARSHPAIQEQALRLLIGATQQQAATKGLGIEPIFSLFTGQTYRVMLRLVSKPQLTANNYGFLAYCHHCGNYQTFSWRKLNKVGCTCQEPAITISGAMWLGKLHDEQQLKRFQTLAQEWNWQKIVKLLNLMQGEINFPPYFYTLGQIGNRGKLDLPKRSHLIQALQDQGYQAAATHISPAGIKTNAKMEDIIAVASAIATNI; translated from the coding sequence TTGAAAAATCTACCTCATTGGCATCAGGAAGAAAAAGCCAAGTTTCAAGTTAATCAGGCTTTTTATAATCCTCGTAATAAATTTGTGCGGGATCTTGGAGTACTTGCTGCTGCTGTCTATAAACAAGACCACGGCAGCCTCAAAGTGTTAGATACTCTAGCTGGTTGTGGGGTTCGTAGCTTACGTTACTATCTAGAAAGCAATGCTGATTATTTGTGGGTCAATGACGGGAATTACCAGCTTAACTCTACAATACAGCAAAACTTAAGTTTAGCGATCGCCCCTGAACATTTTCAGATTACTCACCAAGATGCCCATCGAGTTTTCTTTCGCTGTTATCAAGAGCGTGACTACTACGATCTAGTAGATGTAGATTGCTTTGGTAGTGCTGTACCCTATCTCAATACGATGCTTTGGGCAACTAAAATTGGTGGCTTGATGTATCTTACCTGCACCGATGGCAGGACTCTTACAGGGCATCCTCCCGAAAAAACCGTTCAAGCTTATAATGCGATCGCTCGTTCCCATCCCGCTATTCAAGAACAGGCTTTAAGATTACTCATTGGGGCAACTCAACAACAGGCTGCAACTAAAGGATTGGGTATTGAACCAATATTTTCCCTTTTTACAGGGCAAACCTATCGCGTGATGTTGCGTCTAGTATCTAAACCTCAGCTAACTGCAAATAACTATGGCTTTCTTGCCTATTGTCATCATTGCGGTAACTATCAAACCTTTTCCTGGCGTAAATTAAATAAAGTTGGCTGTACCTGTCAAGAACCTGCCATTACTATCAGTGGGGCGATGTGGTTGGGTAAACTGCACGATGAGCAACAGCTAAAACGTTTTCAAACCTTAGCTCAAGAGTGGAATTGGCAAAAAATAGTCAAGTTGCTAAATCTCATGCAAGGCGAAATCAATTTCCCTCCCTACTTTTATACCCTGGGGCAAATTGGCAATCGAGGTAAACTAGATTTACCCAAGCGATCGCATTTAATTCAAGCCTTACAAGACCAAGGCTATCAAGCAGCAGCCACTCATATTTCACCCGCAGGAATTAAAACCAATGCCAAGATGGAGGATATTATTGCGGTAGCAAGTGCGATCGCAACCAACATTTAG